TTTGATGATGCAGATCCAATAAGAAAATATTCGCTGGATTGGGTGAGACGTGTTCATATCATAGAAGGCATTACACAGGGGCTTCTTTATCTCCAAGaatactcaaatttcacaataattCATCGAGACTTGAAAGCCAGTAACGTTCTGCTGGATGATCAAATGAACCCCAAGATATCAGATTTTGGTTTGGCGAGAATATTCAGGAAGGATGACCTTGAGGCAAATACCAGCCGAATTGTTGGGACTTAGTAAGCGAGCTAACTAAGCCCTCTAGGTTATTCCTCACAGGTATTCTCCTCCTAAAGTCTGCTGCTTAATCCAATTTCTGTTCTTGTATGCAGCGGGTACATTCCTCCAGAATACGTGAGGAAAGGCATATACTCAATGAAGTACGATGTCTACAGCTTCGGGGTACTGCTGTTGCAAATCATCAGCAGTAGAAGGACTTCATGTTACTATGGCTTAAATGAAAATCTGAATCTTCTCGAATATGTAAATAGAGATTATTCGTGATTCAAAATTTTTCAGGCTCAAATTTAGGAACatgaattttgacttttaacCAACTGGCGTTCTCAATTTCAGGCATATGAGCAGTGGAAAGACGATAAATGCATGGAGTTCATTGAACCGTCTCTGGATGACTCTTCATCATCCTGTAAGCTCTTAAGATGCATGCAAGTGGCTCTTCTATGCGTGCAAGAGAAGCCTGGGGACAGACCCTCCATGTTGGAAGTCTCTTCAATGCTCAAGAATGAATCTTCAGCTGTGAACTTCCCCAAGAAGCCTGCATTTTCAATTAccgaggatgaagatgaggatgacaaGTGCTTGCTCAAGGAAGCAATTCATTCAGTCAATGATGTATCAATTTCTGAATTGTTTCCTCGCTGATTGGACATTGCATAAATCCAATGCTTTGAATACTAATACCATAGAATATTTGGTCAACTTATTGGGTTGCCTAGTACTTCGTTTGTCCCGGTggcattttttttcccaattaattgtaattttttttttacaattgtATATGTTTTTACAATTTAGAGGCAGTTCAAGTTAGGAGTGATTGATTTCTGATTCAGTTCAATCCCACCTAGGAACTGAGAACCAGATCAGAGGGATTGGTTTTCAGTTTCTAGAATCGATTCAGTTCCTGAGCGGTCCGATGGAACTGATCGCTTGCTCCATTTATTCCCAGCCTTTGTCCGATCACACCACGAACTCAAGGCGTCGTTCTCACAATCGGCTTGAGATGACTGAGTCACGGGCAAATCAGACCCCAAACCGCACGCATTCAGAGACTTTTGCCTTCACAGAACACAACTAGACCGAGAATCAAGCAAAAGTCTCGTGAAAATGAACCGCGAGACACGGAAAGTGCGACACAAAAGGGCAAAATACAGATCATTACCTTGACGAGGATCGAGATGCGAGAAACAGAGCAAGAGAGGAGGCGAGGGTCGAGACGATACTGCGAGGGGAGGCATGAAGCTCGAGCGAAAGGGATGTGACTTAGGCAAGAGAAGGTGCCGCCGCGCTGCCATTTGAGAGTAGAACGAGAGGGACGAGAGGGAAAGAGACGAGGCGTgagaagcgagagagagagagagagagagagagagaggcaggcTAGGCACGACTGTGACTTCAGTCTGTGAAGAATGACTGATGAACGAGGCATCTCCGGAGCTACGCGAGGTAAGACGAGATTATTGAGTAGGGTTTGAGTTTACACTCTTAACTTCACAGTGCTGCTCTTTAAGAAATTGACATATCCAGTTCGGgcagttcggttctcatcctaGAACCGAGAACTGGAGCAGTGCTCACTAGAATTGTCCACAGTTTGCTAGTTTGGTCCAATTTGGGCGGTCCTAGTTCGATCATCCATCTTGCTCACTACTAGTTCAAGTGTTCCTTCCTTTGTCTAGTAAACTGTTAAGGGAAAAATACTGAAAAAAGTATTAAACATAatacattggtatcaattcagttataaactttttaattggatcaatttagtcttaaatattttcacattaatactaatttagttcATTTGGCTAACGTAGGttggaaatcactaacatgaaTGTCAACCGTTCTAAGTAGTATGATTAGTGCtgatatgaatattttttaataatattttaacaaaattttgaatttttttataatttttgtttttcttttctttttatattaatttttttctcctttcattttggcTGGCATTGAATGACttaaattaattggaaattattgatgtagACGCTAACCATTTTACATAGCATAATAGACATAACAtgaattcttattttttaatttagtcaaaatGACTTGGTAACTCACATAATCTGATAATTGAGATGGAGTGAGTTCATGCTCCAATGAAAAGAGTTTTCGAAAGATAAAGTCAACATACGATTTTAGAGAATAGCACATGTACCCCAAGCAAGTACTTTACGTGGCTAGTACATATATTGCTTAAAATTGAATCGGGATTGTCACGTTTGGAGAACCCACATGGGAGCCACCCTTTTCAATGGTTCAAACTGAATTTAGAATACGAACACCCCCGTAAACTAATTTCTCCTTGCAGCCCatgtgtgtatatttatataaagGTTCGAATCACTTAGATCTATCGTCAAAGAGAGTGCGGGAAAGAATTTGCCTTCTTAATTGACTCGGTCATTCGAGCACAAGAAAAGGCCTTATTCGCATGAAAGTTCTTAGTCAcgatcattatccacatttccCTAAACCTGATGTTCTAAACTAGAGTTAGGTAAGGTCAGAACCCTCGAATTAATACGAAACTTAAGCTACAACATGCGCATGTGGTCCAATACATCCTATTTAAAACCAACTAAAAAATGTATAGTCTCATCATAAAAGCTTGTCAGAAGCTACTCCTTATTCGAGCATTCTAGTCATAGCAAACACTCTCCACCCTTGTCAAACCCAATTGTTATAGGCTCATAAGTTTCCGCATGGTTCGTCTCCCAACCCCACACCTATTGGAGGAGGTCTTGCTTTGACATTATAATTATGACACCCTAAATTTAACTCACTTGAGATATTGTTGTTGGTTTATGCATGTTGTTATAATTTTAaccaaatggatgtgaaaaatgtctttccaattgttatattaaagaaaaagtgTCCGTACAACAACGATAATGATCTAAAGAACTTGATAAGACTAGTTGTGTTTATCAACTCAAGAAAgctctttatggacttaagcaagtTCCAAGAGCTTGGCATCAAAGGTTGTGtacttttcttgttgaaaaatattttgaaaaagaaaaagttgataCAACTTCATTATGCAAAAGAAAGATCATATTTAGCTTTTAGATATGTATTGATGATATCATCTTTAGATTATTAATGAGTTATTTGCAAAGAATTTGCTAATATCATGTAAAACAAGTTTGAAATAAGGATGATGGGAAACCAAACTCCTTTCTTGAACTTCAACTCAAACaaaccaaagtttttttttttttttggtaaaaacaaACCAAAGTTGGCACTTTCacatttcaagaaaagaaacgcTTCAGAATTAGTGAAGAATTTTGGGATGGAAACATGATAATCGGTACACCATGCCTTCATCAACCAAATTTGACAAGGATGAGAAATGTAAGTTTGTCAATCCTAAGCTATATAGGAGAATAATAGGATCATTATTGTACTTGATAGCATCTAGAACTGATATTTTGTTTTGCTTATGTATGTGCGCTCGTTTCTAATCTAATCTTAAGGAATTGCATTTGACTGTTGTGAAACAAATCATCACAGGGTATCTTAACAACTTTTATTTCATGTTATTGGGACATTGAGACGCTGACTTCATAGtttacaaaattgacaaaaggaGCACCTCTGGCAATTCTCAAATAATGAAGTGCATGCTTGTTTCGTGATTTTCAAAGAAGTGAAATTCAATTACCCTTGCAATTGCTGAAGCTGAGTATGTGGCTCTAGATAGCTGCTGTAACTTTTGCGAATGGAGCAGTAACTTAGGAATTTTGGTGAGGAACAATTGAACATATGCATTATGTGTGATAGCACCAACGCGATTAATGTGACTGAGAATCAATCATGCATTTGAGGGCTAAGCATATTTCAATCCGTCAATGTATGTagcttttatttctatttacaCTACTGACATCTACAAATTACGTATGCTGTAGCTCCTCAATCCACTCGAATTTCTCAGTCACGCTATCGTCGATCTGGAATACGTCTAATGTCATCAGCCATAAGTGCTTCAAGTCTGTGTAAGAATATGAACAAAGGGAATTGGACAGAAGAGATTCAAGATTGCATATTCAATGCCGTCAATACCTCGAAAGCGTACAAATGACAGATGAATCATGGTACATATGCTCATCTTCTCTTATGGTTAATCAGCATGGATAAATCAAGACAAGCAGGAAAGATGACCCGCGCATACGTGCAGGTATGAACAACGGGAAGTTTGTTTTACACATTCCACGAGGTTTGCGCTCGCGGCACTTGCAGCCGCCGGCAAAAAGCTACGACAATCGTGCTGCTACTCGCAAAGGTGAAGCTTTTATCCTTCGGACACAACCAAAGGATGGTGATGGGGGGAGAGCTACCTTTCTGTCGGCAAAAGTTTGTAGGTCTCGATCAAGAACCGAGATAccctttttagcaaaattgcTCCTTCGACTTCTGGCAAAGTCTCCATAGAGAAACGATACGTGTCCCGTGTCATAGACATttgccattattttctcaacCAACAGGATAATCTAACGGATGATGATGCGCCGTCAGCTCCGGCGTTGACCAAGAAAATCGAACGAACTCTTCACGAAACAACGTGCGAAACTTGCAAGTTACATCAACAACACATGGGATCGTGTTGATCGAATCTTGCACGTAAGCGGACCGAATTAACGTTGATCATTTCGCTACTTACCTTATGGGATGCTGCATCTTGCGGTTCCTTTAATTAACATCGCATTTCCGAGCGTGAAGGACGGTTGACCATTGAAAAATTGACTAATATAACTCAGTTCCGCACGCATCATAGACGACAAATCATAGACGACAAATTTGACTACCATTTTCGGATCGCTTCATTTCGACCacataattttatgaatttcttgTGAGACTCGCATGATATGATGGTTGGGATGATCAGCTCCATTAGCATCATAGTTGACAAATTTGACTGCCAAATTTAGACCCTTTCATCTCGCTCACTTAATCATATGAATTTCGCGTGGATTTGCATGATCCCATGGTTGGGATGGAATGAGTTCACATGCATATGGTGCATGCAATGCTCCCTCCATTAGAAAGAGTCTTGGAAAGACAAAATCAACATACGAGTCTGCCCCCATTATGTAATAATAGATATTAAATTGGACGGTTTGAACCATCAAATCTAAAGAATACCACATGTAGCCAAGCAAGTATTTTATAGGCAAGTACATACATTAATTATAATTGAACTAGGATAGTCAAATTTGGAGGAGCCTTATGGGACTTACCATTTTCAATCGTCCAAAGTCAATATAGAATATGAACTAACACTCATACAATAATTTCATTTTGCGGCccatgtgtgtatatatataatggtTCAAATCTATCGTGAAAGGTAGTGAGAGAAAGGAATTCCGTTCAAATCTATCGTGAAATGTAGTGAGAGAGAGGAATTCCTCCTTCTTACTTGACTGGGTCATTCGAGCACAAGAAAAGGCCTTATTTGCATAAAACTCTTAGTCACGACCATTATCCACATTTCACTAAGCCTGATGTTCTAGACTAGAGTTAGGAAAAAGTCAGAACTCTAGAATAAACACGAAACTTAAGCCACAGCATGTGCATCGAGTCCAACAAATCCTCTATAAAATCAGCTCAAACGTGTACAACCTCCTCCACATTACTCATCAAAAATGGCTTTCAGCAACAATCatatccttctctttctcttcttctcatttCTGTCTCTACTCCAAATCAATTCATGCATGGCCCAAAACGTCAAAGGAGGCTATTGGTTCCCGGACAGCGGCATCACAGCCTCCAACATCGATTCGACCCTCTTCACTCATCTCTTCTGCGCGTTCGCTGACCTCGATGCATCGACAAACCAGGTAGTCATATCGTCGACGAACGCCCAGTCTTTCGCGGCCTTCACTAGTGACGTCCAGCAGAAGAACCCATCGGTCATAACCCTCCTGTCCATCGGCGGTGGCAGCTCGAGTGCGACTGACTTTGCGGCCATGGCGAGCCAGTCTAGCTCCCGAAAGAgtttcatcgattcctccataGCCCTAGCTCGGTCCAACGGCTTTCATGGCCTTGATCTTGATTGGGAATACCCGGACACTGATGAGAAGATGACCAACTTGGGGTTGCTCCTCCAGGAGTGGCGGACTGCGGTGGCTGCTGAGGCGGCCAGCTCGGGTGAGGATGCTCTGCTTTTGTCGGCGGCAGTCTATTACTCGCCGCACTACTGGTCACCCGCAGATTATCCCATTGCCGCCATGGCGGCGAGCTTGGATTGGATCAATGCAATGGCCTATGATTTCTTTGGACCAGGTTGGTCCTCCACCACAGGACCACTTGCTGCTCTCTATGATCCAGGTAGGGGTGGCAACTTTGACTTGTTTTTTTGGGTTATAAACTTTGACAATGCTGAGGTACAACggagttttcttaattttttgtatCATGACTTAGAAATTTTGTTACCTTAATGTCAAAAGAATCACAGCATCGTCTCCAATTCAAAGCATACTGTGTCATTCCGCGAGTAATTAACATGagcatttttgttcat
This genomic stretch from Eucalyptus grandis isolate ANBG69807.140 chromosome 3, ASM1654582v1, whole genome shotgun sequence harbors:
- the LOC120291378 gene encoding putative cysteine-rich receptor-like protein kinase 35, translating into MLISIAVIVLLIFGPICYLQRRTLKSKGISGVIKGFSSRLKTMVCKVESLESGTRSLRTFGYATLKAATDDFSSENKLGEGGFGPVYKGKLPKGQYIAVKRLSKTSNQGLEEFENEVMLTASLQHVNLVRLIGFCTNREEKMLIYEYMPNKSLDFYLFDPIRKYSLDWVRRVHIIEGITQGLLYLQEYSNFTIIHRDLKASNVLLDDQMNPKISDFGLARIFRKDDLEANTSRIVGTYGYIPPEYVRKGIYSMKYDVYSFGVLLLQIISSRRTSCYYGLNENLNLLEYAYEQWKDDKCMEFIEPSLDDSSSSCKLLRCMQVALLCVQEKPGDRPSMLEVSSMLKNESSAVNFPKKPAFSITEDEDEDDKCLLKEAIHSVNDVSISELFPR
- the LOC120291379 gene encoding class V chitinase-like; its protein translation is MAFSNNHILLFLFFSFLSLLQINSCMAQNVKGGYWFPDSGITASNIDSTLFTHLFCAFADLDASTNQVVISSTNAQSFAAFTSDVQQKNPSVITLLSIGGGSSSATDFAAMASQSSSRKSFIDSSIALARSNGFHGLDLDWEYPDTDEKMTNLGLLLQEWRTAVAAEAASSGEDALLLSAAVYYSPHYWSPADYPIAAMAASLDWINAMAYDFFGPGWSSTTGPLAALYDPGNGISGDIGVRAWIQAGMPAGQIVLGFPFYGRAFTLANANNNGYFAPFTGAAISSDGSIVYNQITTYISENSATTVYNSTVVSAYCYSGTTWISYDDTQTISTKVLYAKDNGLKGYFAWHVAGDDNWVLSQTASSSW